From the genome of Molothrus aeneus isolate 106 chromosome 12, BPBGC_Maene_1.0, whole genome shotgun sequence:
GAAGTCATGACTTCATCATCTCCCCCAAGTGGAAAACGCTGAGAAGGCAAAAAGAGTTATGTTGTTTGCAGGGCCATTCACAAAACTGGATTAATCATCTCTATGAGTATATCAGGtattccattattttaaaatattacacaGTTAGGATATACTGAAGCAGTTCACCTCATTAGGTGGAAAAGGAGGAtagggagcagcagcctcttaaaagaagcaaatttttgtttttaacatttttaaccTCAGAAAAGGGGACCCAGCAGCAAAGCTACCAACAAAGAATCCTTCATAGTACAGGTTACGAGGGAAGAAAGTTATGGATTCCAGAGTTTGTGCTTTCAGAGATGGAATTATGCTCACAGAGCAAATTATGGTTGTAATTTGGAGATTGCAATGCAATCTCTTCTCTTTGGGACTACTGATATTTAAGCACTTAAGGGTAAACAGGTTtataaattaaaaccaaaacagaactACCCTAAGCAATTCTCAAAAAAACTAAtccaaaagtaaaatatttcaaaagttaTTAATATTCTTCATGGTAAGAGGAACTTCATTCTAGTTTAGTTGGAAGAACTAAAATAAAGGCAATATATTACTTTGGCAACAATTGAAACCACCAACCACAGCAGTTCCTTTTATCTGGACCAAACCTAAATTCATTCTACACTGTGCTCTGGGAGATAAAATACCACAGAAATACACAGGATTTTGAGCACAGTATCTGACCACACACAGACAACATGATTTCTACAGTACCTGTTTCTCATACTCCTTCAGAAGCTTTGAAGTCAGATGAGTTGCTGCACTTAATtcattctgatttaaaaaaagggaaacatgAAAACCAATAAAAAGTCAAACAGGTAAAGTAtatctaaattaaaaatacagacatAAACTCaaatttttagaaaaacatacagaagacatTCTGGCATAAAAGTGGAGTTATTTCGAGATGAGTGAAACATGAATATATTGTGGGTAAAAAATAACCTCCCACTTAGTACATACTATTATGCACACTGAGATCATTTTAGTGTGTGCAACATTTTAGAAACACTTGGGAAATACATTAGAGTTACTTAGAGAACAAAGAATATAATTTCACTTGTCATAAGAAATTCTGTTGCAAAAAGAATCACAAGAATTTAGTCTTAGCACTCCCTAACATACAGAAAAGCAATCATTAATTCTTACTTTATTTCACTTCTACATTTAAAGCATATGGAAGTTAAAGAAAAGCATATAGAAGTTAAAGAAACATGAAATGTGGTTCCAAAGCTTTATAATGCATTCAAGAATTTCATTAACACTACCTGAGCATCATATATTCTGTGCATGGCTTGAAACAATTGATTGATGTAATTGGATATTGCAGCAGCATCTTCTTCAAACACTCCCAGCAAAGAGCGGGTCTGTAACAATCAAACAGCCAAAACACAACCATGACAAGTTAGAAGAGAAGAATTTAAATATCATGGAATTTCAGACTTAAATAGCATTATTTCAGGTTTCATTACTGGAAATTCTATAAACCCTCCAATACTGTTTAAAGGAATGCTAACTGTTGCATGCCAAAGAATCTCACAGATACCTAAGCtcagccttcctcctcctgtcaGCCTCTCTCCAGGTTAATacattttcagaaaggaaagggCCAAGGGAGATGGAAAACTGTTAAATATAGAAACTGTGGGCAACACTGGGCTCACTGTGGTACATCCCTAAGGAGAAGGGTAAAGATTATTGGTATTAAACAGCTTGCCAGGTCTACACATCTCCTCTGCAGTGAGATCCAAATAAAGGCTGTGATAGTCTCATACTGTCCAACCTGAACACAGACATCTGCTGGTTGTGCTTGGACCTATAACTTACCTGTGGGATACCCATCAACTCAGTGATCAAAACGTTGAGGAActacaccaaaacaaaacaaacaatacAACCTGCATCTGATTGTCCTCAACATACATATTTCTCACCACTGGAAAGGAGTGAAAAGATCTGTCCTTACCCAGCTTGTCAGTCTGTCTGTTCTTTAGCTGGTGTCACCCACAAGCCTGATGACTCCTGTGCCCAACTGCACCGTGTGCATCACTGATGGTGCTTAACAACCTCCACCTCAAAAATCAACCTCTCTTATCACTGGCCACCTATTAGACTAAAACTGGTCTCCATCTAAGCCCAACCACCCAGGCAGTTTTTCCACCCAGGTCACAGTCCATACCTCTCCCTTCTGGCCAGAAGAATGCTGCCAGACCATGTCAGAGTCCTTGCATAAGCCAGGGTGACTGACATGCCCcgctctccctcctgcccaaggGACTGACTCCACAAGAAGGCAATCAGGTTGCTCAGGTGTAATTTGCCTGTAAGCTTAAATGAGATGCTGACTGCATGCTCTTGCATCCTTTTTGCACTTGGAAGCAAGGTTATTCCTCCTCACCATGAGGATTTTAAATGGCTTCCttccaccaaaaatcccaaagggggaaaagcagaggaTGTACCAGTAActctgcacagccacactggCTTTTCTTAAACATTGCTTGGGATGCTTGGCTGTAGAAACAGGAGCAGTGATTGCAAGAGCCACAGAGGAAATACTTTGGCAATGTTTTAGCAAAAGGACCGTGCTTTGTTCCTAGGTTTACACTAACATTAATGTCCaggcagaaaattaaaagaatcaTAAGCACataattgttttttttcccaaactatGACTGTTAAATACTTGAAATTGGAAATTCTAGTTTTTAGTCTTCCCTAGGCTGTCTTTAAATTACTGAAGTCTTTAGTCCATCTCCCCTTGAAGTATGAAGGTCTTTTTCAGCTATTTCTAATTTTTAGCTTTTAATGATAATCAAAGAGTACATATTAAACCCATATAAAgtatattatttaataattccTTCTGACATAAGATTCTTTTATTTAAGTTGCATTAGATGCCTGGCTGTATCACAATTACTGTCATGCTATATAATGTCTAAAAAGTAtttaagtattaaaaaatataatcgAACAGCATAATCAGCACAAAAATAGCTTTAATGCTGGTTCTAGTTTATAAAACAAGTGGAGAGAGGTGGAGAACTCAAATCTTTGCCAAGTGTGGCAACATGTGTCATCCTAACAGCCTTGACTCTCCCATTAAGGTAGACAAAGACTCaagaatgcaaaagaaaaaattacaggGTACTATAACCCATGACCTTTAAACCTGAACATAAATAAACCTGAGCTTGTAATTTTAAAGGAGTATTATGTAAGGTTTCTGGAGTATACTAACTCTTTAAAActgaacatggaaaaaaaattatctttatgtTTTACTTAAAAAAGTCTGTTATTGATGTTCAACCATCAAAACAACATTACATGATACTGATGGAAAGAAATTAACCTGAAACTGTAAACAAGTTATGGCAGACTTCTGCTTAGCAGAAAATGAGAGCAATTGTTTACTTATGTTTCTAGTAAACTCTgcatccttttccattttctttaggATTCATTCAATTCATGTTTGTGAGCAAGCAAACAGCAAAGGaccagggaggagctgcatgAAGAAACCCCTCGTTAGAAGTGAGTGTTTTAAGCCTTCCATGCCATCAGGAGGCCACTGCAGGTGACAGgagacagagcctgtgccaccAGTCTCTTGGCTTTTTTGTTGTGCAATGCTTTGGGAATGCAAATCAGTGTGAGCAGAAACTCTCTCTAAACATACACTGAGTGTGTGTGCAATTTATGTCCTAGGTTAATAAGTAAATTGCCCTGTTTGGCAGAGCAAAAGACTATGTAAGCTTGGCCCTTGGTTTAGGCCTGACAAGCACAGTGGTTAGATTTTGATCCTGTGACAACAGGAAATGAATGGGTTTGACATTtttgaaaagcctttccttCCTCAGACACAGAATAAGTTTGAGATGATGTTTATATACCTACAGTCAGTGTCTGAAACACGAACTACAGGCCATGGTGCAGCACTAAACAACCCCCAGGCTGGTGGGCTGTGCAATATTCAGCATGAATGTACCCAAGGCATGGCAACTCCTCCAGACAGAGGCTTCTGCTTTCTTCAAGCAACATTTGCTGCCATTTCCACTGCACTTTCAAAGTAACAGAAATTAACTAATGTAACGAATTGACTAAGCCAACAGAACACCGAGTCCTTACTAGAGGACGTTGACTCCAGAATTCATCTGAAAAATTGACTGAAAGATGTAAATTTCTACCTACAAAAGACAATATTGACAAATCCAATTACTTAAGCATCTCAAACACATCGGGCTGAATCAGTCCTTGCTTGTCTGTGTCACAACTAACTTGACATGGAAAATTCTAGAATTACAATTGCATTCCAATAAGTAACATTTTTTCATGTGCTTCCCAAATGCCCTCAGATGGTCCTAAATTCATGTTACATTTGACATTTCCTGTAAATATGAATAGTTCTGACTTCCTAAGAAAATACCTTCaagagataattttttaaaatcagtattATTACATGACTCTCAGAATGGTTTCCTCTTCATGAGATGACAGCAGGTTTGGCCCCTGGACCAGAACCCACATTAGAGGCCAGATCTCATCTCACATTCGGCATTTGACCTATTTGGGGCACTGTCCTTAGGAaatcaatttttccttttctgcatggccttcttttggttttttaaagtcGTCCTTCCACTTGATACAGAAATGTAAAGTAACTGTCGTTTTAGGGGctaaatttccctttttaacaAGTGAAAGTTTCTCTTCCTATGACCCAGGAATTAAAACTACCAATGCACATGCTATTGCAATATGGGACAAACTGCTCACTATGTAAACCATGCACCAGAACAAGGATTTTAATTCAAAAGGCTgtcataaaagaaaatacattgcAAGCTTTCTCCAACATCTAAGAAATACAGTACAAGGACTTGCTattgctgctgccagcaagAGAAACCAGAACCACTGAATAAAAGCATTTCCTACTTTTGTAAGAAACTGCAGCGCACTACAGAGCATCGCTGACAGAGATCAGGGAGCAGCAATGCACGAGAAGGGTCGGAGCACGGAGAGTCTCGGGGCACCATGTGCTGCCCACCCACGCTCCGCACGGACCACGGCCGCGATAACCTCACCCAGCCCCGCTGCTCACACGGCTCTGGTAAACCTTAACGCGCCTCGGTgaaaaacaaaggggaaaatggTTTGAGAAGGTAACGCGGGTTTTGTGGTCAGGACGTGTCCAATATCGAGCCCGAGTGCGAAGGCGGGGGTGGAGATCAGAGAGCGGTGCCGGTACTGCCCCGCCGGAGATGCCGCAGCACCCAAGCCcggagccccggccccgctcccggcccgcggCACTCCcgggagggcggcggggccAGCGGGTGACGACGCCGCGGAACCCCGAGCGGGCGTTGGCAGGGCACGACCGGGGCGGAGAGCCCGAGCCGAGACTGTCGGAGCCCGCGGGGCCGTGCGGGCAGCGTCCCCGCCGCGCTGCTGGAGCGtcaccctccctccctcccgccaCCGCCGCGGCTCTCCCGGGCCGGGAACGACAGAGAAGCAGCGCTGGGCCcgccagcaggggctgggcccgATACGGCCTCCGCCGGACCTGTCTTACCTGCGGGCTGTCCTCCAGCGTCTCCTCGATGGGCAATTTATCGATGCCAGGCATGGCGGCCACCGCGCTGAGCCCCCGCGGCTCCGCTGCCCCCGCGCCGGCCCAGCCGGACCGACCCGCACCGACCCCCGCCCGCTGCGCGCCGGACGTCCCGCCCCCCGCGCGCCCGCCTTCCCCATTGGCGGGCCCGGCTTCCCCATTGGCGCTCCCGTCTTCCCCATTGGCCCGCCCTCCCCTCCCACCCGGCTGCCCATTGGCTGGCGGGCCTGCCCGTTCGCGCGCGGGCGCGGGGGATGAGGAGGTCGCGCGCGGCCCCTCAGGGCCGAGGCTCCGGCGGAGACCCTGGAGCGGCTCCGTGTGGGGAGCGCAGCGGAGGCAGTCGGGGCCCTGCTGAGGTGATTCCCCGGCAGTGCGGTCACGGCTGTCAAGCAAAGtgtcctcccagccctgtctgtgctccGGGGATGGTTGTGGTCTCCTCACAGACCATTACCTTGAGGGCCGCTCCACAGCAAGGGGGCGCCGTTGGGTCCCTGCCGTTCTGGAGTATCTTTGGCCCTCTTTTCTGGAGCATCCCTTTTGGCAAGTCTCCTCTTATCCCTGCCATGTGGATGGGCCCCAGGAGGAGGCCAGTTGCTTCTACGGTGCTTACAGTGAAACGACAAGAGGACTTATGCTGAGACAGGAGAGGTTCTGATTAGATATTAAAAATTAGTATCTCCACTTGCTTAGTCTGAATAATTGTGCTGCCATAGGTTGGTGGCAAATTATGTACGCTTAAAGCTACTGTGAGGGCTCACTGAAATCAAAACAGATCATTGGTTCGACTTGTGAACTGGTTCAGCTCTGAAATTACTTAGAATTGTAGAATCcctaaggttggaaaagacctctgagatcatggagtccaaccattaatccAGGAGCCcgtgttcaccactaaaccatgtgcCCAAGTGCCACTTTCTCACatctgaacacttccagggatggtgattgtCAGGGCCACCCTGCCCATGGAGAAacttttcccaatatccaacctaaacatctcctggcacaacttgaggctctttcctctggtcctgtcactcgttacctggagaagagactgacccccagcTGGCTACAACGTCCTTGCAGGTAGTTTAAGAGAGCAAGTCTCAGTAGACTTGATGATGGTTTTtagctggggaaaaaacaaaacaaatcaaaaaccTATTcctttgttgttttgctttttggggACCAGGTGAACTTAGTCCAAAACCAGATTAGAAAGTGCATGAAGTCATTCAGCAGGGCAAATGATTAATGATTGTGCAGTTTTGCTATGAGACCATTCTTTATGTTATATCAGGTTATGATTTACCATTTAAAGCAGATAAAGGCCAGTACTGGTGTGTTAAatgtaaacaaatatttttgaggtggcttttgttttgtttgttggtttgggttttttgatgggtggtgggtggtttttttgtttttggtttttttgctgttgtgttggtttgtttttccctgtAGGGAGTGGTGAAGAAATTTCCAAGTTAATACTGTTCAGTCAATTAATTTGCCAACTCAGCTGGTGACTCACCTGACTGAAGCAAgtcacagcagctctccctttccctgtcaATAAGGATAATAATTCAGGGTTATCTTACAAGGTATTTTAAAGACTAAGTGCTGTATCTGCAGCTATGTGACAGAACATTAACATTGGTTCATGACCAATAAATGCATGTGCTTCCTGGTTTTGAGACAGTTAACTTGTGACCAAGCTTTACAGCAGCAATAAGAAATGACTTTGTTTTGTACTGGAAGATTGTTTTCCCAGTGGAATTCAGGAAGGTGGTCACTTTAAGTGGATTTGGTTTAGTTAGCTTTGTGTGTTCACAGCTGTAAGTGGCATCCAAAAGTTTTACTTGAGCCACAAATTTGACTGCAACAAATGTAATAGGAATGAACTGAAGAATGCCTCTGCATCCTCTCATTGTGGTTTTAGCGTTACACTGTTTTCAGCATTGTAGACCTTTTGTTAGtgtgtgaggggttttttttgttgttgtttgggctttttgatttgtggggttgggttttttgtttggtttgggtttttttttgggggggttgttggtttctgtttgttatgttttgttgttgttttttctgcaaaatatcTGCTAAGAAGCCTTAAAAATGTGGGGAACTAACGCTTGGCACTTTGTCAACAGAGAGAAGAGCAGTGAACACATCTTCAGGGGATTCCAGATGTGTGCCCTTATGGAGAGAACATTTTGCCCCTGCTGGAGGGGGAAAGTAGCTGTGTGGATAAGGTAGGCTTTATTTGCAGTGTTTCCCACTTTTTAATACAGTGTTTCTCATACTTTTGCTAGTGACAACCTTGGATTAACCTTGAATTTACCTGCATTCACTTAATCTCCCTGTGTCAAAAGAGCTTTTACTTCAACCAAGAAATAGCtaactgcttttattttgtgaaaattGGTGTTACCATTGGGAGGTattcttgctttaaaaaaacttgGAAATTCTGAAGTTGGCTTTGAATATAATACTTGTTATTCGTGTTAAAAACATCTTTGAAAGAGAGCTTTATGCAGCATGACTTCTGAGGTGGTGAGATACTGGGTAAAGAGGTTGTGGGAAAGGTGAATTTTTGGAGTGTGATAAGTAATGAAGAAAGATGATATATATACCATTTATAtccttttaaaaagctgaaaatggtGCCCAGGCTCCAGTGGAAGGTGACCCAGCAGTGGGTGAGAAGAGCAAAAGGCAGCAAGAGTCAGAACTGAGACCAAAGCCCCCAAGAGCTCTCGGTGTGGTCTCCCCAGCTGGTGCAAACAGCCAGTGGAGGCTTCCCGTCTCCTAAAGAGATGAACACCACTGTCCCTGGGCAAAAACAGTGCAAAGTCTGAAAGGGTGATTAGTTTCCTGCCTCATCAAGTATGTGGTGCTGTAAGAGGATTGGATTTGCATATCCAAGGAGCAGTGACTTTTCCTATTATTGGTTACTTAGGATTCCCAATGTTTTAATGTTTGCTGTGTTGCTCTAATTACCCCTACCAAGGTATTTAGTTAAAAGTCTGTAGGTaatttcaaatgggttgcaagGTAGCATTGCTCGGTACTGATGGGCCAAAACAATGAAATAGAGCTTTCAAGAGAGGGCTTAAGGTCCATAAACGGTGACTGGAGCTCATCTTGCAAGTCAGCATTGCAGGTGGATGCATGCTGCCTGAAGATCCAGTGACATGTGTGAGAAGTGTCCTTGGGAAGATCACTTCTGGAATTGCCACTCTTTTAATAGTTTGGTTTGACAACAATCTTACTGCACAACACAAAGTCAGGCCAGAAGGAGGGGTAACTTTTCtacctgaaataaaaatattgtgttCATGTTTGCCTGTTATTTTTGGACAAATCTTCCTTTTATAGTGTCTCTACAGaaattcctccttttctttgccTGAACCAAAAGCTGTTTTTGAGCATGTGATGTAAACTGCTGTGTGACTGACAGATGAGCTGGAATATAAAAATGTTATAGtctgtattttattataatGGATGAAATCAGAATTCTGTCAGACTTTATTACAAAGCCTTTATCTCCTTTCTTGCCATTACTCATAACTTTTTTGTGTGATTTTAAGTGTTGGCTCTGTAAGATTTAAATATACTTCTGTTTGCTATAAACCTACAAGGAGGGAGAACATTTGTGAGAAAAAGTTTTACTTGAGCTACAAATTTGACTGCAACAAATGTAATAGTAATGAATTGAAGAATACCTCTGCATCTTTTAAACCTGTAAATTTGAGTGTACTGCTTCTATTACGTGAAGTTCTGCTTTTATGTGGTGAAGAATTATCAGGAAATTTCACATCTGGTATGTTTCAAAAAGGCTGcaacaaagttattttaataagaaaaatgaatgcatgaattatttaaaatagttGGTGCAACTGTTCCTATTAGCTAATCCAGGCACTTGGAAGGCAATTACACTGAGCTTTGACAACACTGCCAACCCACTGCACAGTGCCTTATGCCAAAAGCTATTGTTGTTTTATTGACCACGTTCACCATTACATATGCATATGAAAAAACAGAGGCATTTTCATCGGGATTACCCTAATAGCATtaagagattattttttaaatttccttggAAGGAAATTCACTTAAATGAGATTACTTATTACTTGACTGGTTTCCTATCATGCTTCTATGTTTAGGTAAGTGGAGTCCATTAGAGtataaagttttttaaaaaactgattTTATACATTAATGATTTCAAATAAAAGAGAAGTACTATATTTGTGCACAGCTTCTTTTGAGAAAGTGAAGTCGATGCTCTGGTTAGGAGAGATAACACTTTTTGTCCCCCTTGGTGGCCCCCCTAGTGTCACCATTAGTTGCTAATTACttgcaaacaaataaacaattaACTCCTCGTGCCTCTTGGTGGGAGAGTTTTCATTGACATGCTAAAACTTTCTAATAAAAGATTTTAATTAATGACGTTACAAATCCAACCCCCTTGTCAACATAGCTATAAGGGGGCCTTGTGGAGAAATGCAAGTGCAGTGCCCCTGCTATGCTGGCTGAGGGCGAAGCTATGGCCGCTCCCTCGCTCTGTGCTGCCGCCACGGCGGCCTCTCCGCAGCGCCACAAGGTGCCCGGCTTTGGAGACAGCAAAACCACGCACTGCTCCTTCTCAATTGAGAGTATCttggggctggagcagaaaaAAGATGGCATTCCAGCTGGGAAACCTCACAGACCCTGGATGGATGCATGCACCAGCTTGGGTAAGTCAGTCTGTTTTGTAACCTCAAGCTTTTACCCCTTAAAAATACTGGCATGTTTCTACTACAAACCAGTAAACTGAAGCTCTCCCTTTCTTGCTCTTTCTAGTTTTAGGTGATGACAGTAATCCCCATCTGCAAATCCCTGTTGTTTGCTATGAAAATCCATTATTTCATGCTAGAAGTGATCCAGTGCAAGAGGAAAACGttttgaaatgtgaaaaatatttttcagtcacTGAAAGGCTGTCTTTCAAACGAGAATTGAGCTGGTACCGGGGTAGAAGACCAAGAACTGCATTCACTAGAAACCAGGTAGGGCTTTCCTTAGCATTTAACAAATGAGTAACGATGTAGTTGAGTAAAATGTTGGAAGGAACCTCTAACAGCTGCTAAGTTCAGTGTGATGTACCTCTGCAGAGAGAAATGTAATCAGGAACTGGTGTAAATTAACAGGAATGTTGCTAATTTCAGCAGATCTGTGTTTATGCACGGAATCATTGTGCAAACACTGATCAGATGTCTCCTGTTGAACAAACTAagctgttattttatttattttatttatttaatgtattaCTGCTATGAACATAGTGTTAACTATTCAACAAGTGTGTTTTAATCTCCTCAGATTGAAGTcttggaaaatgtttttaaaatgaactCCTACCCCGGCATTGATATTAGAGAAGAGTTAGCTCGCAAATTAGATTTAGATGAAGACAGGATCCAGGTAATTAAAGATTTATTTGAACTTTTCTGTAATTCCAGCTATATGTACTCTCTGCCTATATACATAAGTGGTTTGACAGCAGTAATGAGAATTTAATACTCTCAATTTAAACCAATGTATATACAAGAAACATGCCTTCAATGATTTGTGAAATGGAAACCATTGAATTCCTTCTGAAATCTAAAGCCTTCCATAGCACTGATGAAGAATTAATCACTATAATATTTCCACAATATCTGCTCTGTTAATCTCTAGTTATTATCTGCAGAACTTGataatttccttaaaataatttttatgtttttcttgtcaccatatttgaaaaataaatttgaaacagGTATGGACATAATTTGTAAGACTGCCAGCAGAGCATAGGTGTGTTAAACCAGTGTTTGAACCTATGTCTTTCTCTGGCCAAAAGCAAAATCTATTCAGGAATGTTAATTACTGATTTCTAGGTAATTCAATGTGATAACAAGCATACTGTAAACATAAGAATTTGGGCTTTGCTTTGTTGTTTATCAAGCTTTTAAGTTGCAAGTATTATATTGGGCTTGATGAGAAACTTGATGCTGCAAATAGTTAAGCAGCTGAAGAAATAGCACCATAAGACATGTGTGAATTCCAGATGTTCATGATCTTCCAGGATCTGATACTGTCACTGAATTTAATACCAGTTTTTATATTAATTACAGTGAAGCTAATCTCATTTTCCAGTTAACCTGGggatattattttctttgtctgtGGTGTTAAAATTACAGGCATCTGcagattttaaatttatattgaaCTTGCTAACTGCTGTCATCACACAAAATATTGTCATACTGTGTGAATACTTTTAAGTTTCAAATATTATTCTGCTTCCACTGCTGTGTTTCTGAAAAGCAtcccttctctttctgttttaGATCTGGTTTCAGAACCGCCGTGCAAAGCTGAAAAGATCACACAGAGAATCTCAGTTTCTAATGGTGAAAAATACTTTCACCTCCAGCCTGCTAGAGTAGAAGGAAGGATGGTTTGCTGTTACAGTACTgctgcagaaaatgaagaattattCATAACCTGTATTAAGTAATGATATAGTAATTATGATTTTATGCCCAGATTTGAAAGTTTATTATAATTTTCATTCAAATAAACTGTAAATACTTGAAGTTTTATTCTAATCTACTTTTTGTGGGAAAAGTGAACTTTTCCTTAATATACTTGAGTAAGTATTTTCAGAGATTTTGACATATTTTTGCAGTTTAAAACAATTCAAACCCTAGGTTGCACAAGAATTTCAGCTACTATGAATTACTGCGGATGACTTGACAAGCTTTATGGTTTTAGAAGAAGTGTGTTTCAAGTCTGAAATAAACTGTATGCAAAATAGATTTTGCTACAGGAAACGGTTTGTTGCATTGCAGTTTAAATAGCTCATTTATAAAGAATATGATAGTTTTCATAAATAAGataatttttagaaaaaggTGTCTCCTATGGAAGGACTAATATTCAACTGACTTCAGTTTTAACCATTGCTCAGTTAAAAGAAGCTGACAATTATAATctttttatgtaattttaattaatttaggTTATTTGCCTATTTAATTCTCTA
Proteins encoded in this window:
- the HESX1 gene encoding homeobox expressed in ES cells 1, encoding MLAEGEAMAAPSLCAAATAASPQRHKVPGFGDSKTTHCSFSIESILGLEQKKDGIPAGKPHRPWMDACTSLVLGDDSNPHLQIPVVCYENPLFHARSDPVQEENVLKCEKYFSVTERLSFKRELSWYRGRRPRTAFTRNQIEVLENVFKMNSYPGIDIREELARKLDLDEDRIQIWFQNRRAKLKRSHRESQFLMVKNTFTSSLLE